The proteins below are encoded in one region of Haladaptatus sp. R4:
- a CDS encoding HalOD1 output domain-containing protein: MSGEESPIDEDDSEADSNTTRVQYDWSSTSPSIAIAETIATIENRPQSELEPLYEHVDPDSLDSIVRPRTSEFGGESTVSFEYYGYHVTIRSDGGICVRSDGSEPSE; this comes from the coding sequence ATGAGTGGAGAGGAGTCACCAATCGACGAGGACGATTCGGAAGCCGATTCGAATACGACACGCGTTCAGTACGATTGGTCCTCCACGTCACCCAGTATCGCCATCGCAGAAACGATAGCGACGATAGAAAATCGTCCGCAAAGCGAACTCGAACCGTTGTACGAGCACGTCGACCCGGATTCACTGGATTCGATAGTTCGACCGCGAACGTCGGAGTTTGGCGGGGAAAGTACCGTCTCCTTCGAGTACTATGGGTACCACGTAACCATTCGAAGTGACGGGGGAATTTGCGTGCGGTCGGACGGTTCCGAGCCGTCGGAATGA
- a CDS encoding uroporphyrinogen-III synthase, whose translation MKVAVFRPDDERLDEAVELLESLDVNPVPDPMLAVHPTDETPRHADFVVLTSKTGVELADKNGWNPGDTTVCAIGERTAATLREYGYDVDIVPDEYSSRGLVAALADRVDGKSVEVARSDHGSDVLTDGLADAGADVHETVLYELVRPNEAGRSAELAADGDLDAALFTSSLTVEHFLAAAGDRGVRDEVMNALDDVLVGAIGAPTNDTAREHGVRVDVVPDTASFDRLAEEAVARLHDEPNDEAQV comes from the coding sequence ATGAAGGTCGCCGTATTCCGGCCGGACGACGAACGCCTCGACGAGGCGGTGGAACTGTTGGAATCGCTCGACGTGAACCCCGTTCCGGACCCAATGCTGGCAGTTCATCCGACGGACGAAACGCCGCGCCACGCCGATTTCGTCGTTCTGACGAGCAAGACGGGTGTCGAACTCGCCGACAAGAACGGCTGGAATCCCGGCGATACGACCGTCTGTGCCATCGGCGAACGTACCGCCGCGACGCTCCGCGAGTACGGTTACGACGTCGACATCGTCCCGGACGAGTACTCCTCGCGGGGACTCGTCGCGGCGCTCGCCGACCGCGTCGATGGAAAGTCCGTCGAAGTCGCCCGCAGCGACCACGGCAGCGACGTGTTGACCGACGGCTTGGCGGACGCCGGTGCCGATGTCCACGAGACGGTGCTGTACGAACTCGTCCGGCCGAACGAGGCCGGTCGTTCGGCGGAACTCGCCGCCGACGGTGACCTCGACGCCGCCTTGTTCACGTCATCGCTCACGGTCGAACACTTCCTCGCCGCCGCCGGAGACCGGGGCGTCCGGGACGAGGTAATGAACGCGCTGGACGACGTTCTCGTCGGTGCCATCGGTGCTCCGACGAACGACACCGCCCGCGAGCACGGTGTTCGCGTCGATGTCGTCCCCGACACTGCTTCCTTCGACCGATTAGCGGAGGAGGCCGTCGCCCGCCTCCACGACGAACCGAACGACGAGGCCCAAGTTTAA
- the hemC gene encoding hydroxymethylbilane synthase, with amino-acid sequence MSHRGKELRLATRGSDLAIRQSGEVKAALEDRRYSVELVEVATTGDQLDDALITELGKTGAFVRDLDQQVLDGDVDGAIHSMKDMPTEHPNELIVAAVPERASANDVLVTPDGKPIDALPDGAVVGTSSLRRKAQLLNFRPDLTVEPLRGNVDTRIEKLLAPVLQAEHEERTEEEKERKGHVGKKDSYEFPYDKNIDEWFNDLSEVGRGALERDVETEYDAIVLAEAGLQRSGLAHHVEYDRLPPKQFVPAPGQGALAVMTLDSELAHDLHTVLDHPRTRVETTVERTILRELNGGCIAPIGVHSIIQGENVHVDVQVFSQDGSEAISLKRDVPVETHVTGAKQVANELAERGARDLITEAREGSE; translated from the coding sequence ATGAGCCATCGAGGAAAGGAACTCCGTCTCGCTACACGAGGGTCCGACCTCGCCATTCGACAATCGGGAGAGGTAAAGGCGGCACTGGAAGACCGCCGGTACTCCGTCGAACTGGTGGAAGTAGCAACCACGGGGGACCAACTGGACGACGCACTCATCACGGAACTGGGAAAGACCGGCGCGTTCGTCCGTGATCTGGACCAACAGGTGTTGGACGGCGACGTGGACGGCGCGATTCATTCGATGAAGGACATGCCGACCGAGCATCCGAACGAACTCATCGTCGCGGCCGTCCCCGAGCGTGCGAGCGCGAACGACGTCCTCGTGACGCCCGACGGCAAGCCGATCGACGCGCTTCCCGACGGTGCGGTCGTCGGCACGTCGAGTCTCCGGCGGAAGGCCCAACTGCTGAATTTCCGTCCCGACTTGACCGTCGAACCGCTCCGCGGCAACGTCGATACGCGAATCGAGAAGCTCCTCGCGCCGGTTCTTCAAGCGGAACACGAGGAGCGAACCGAGGAGGAAAAGGAACGAAAGGGCCACGTCGGCAAGAAGGACAGCTACGAATTCCCGTACGACAAGAACATAGACGAGTGGTTCAACGACCTCTCGGAGGTCGGACGCGGCGCGCTCGAACGCGACGTCGAAACGGAGTACGACGCCATCGTCCTCGCCGAAGCGGGACTCCAGCGCAGCGGTCTCGCCCATCACGTCGAGTACGACAGACTGCCGCCGAAGCAGTTTGTCCCCGCGCCGGGACAGGGTGCGCTGGCGGTCATGACGTTGGACTCGGAACTCGCTCACGACCTTCATACCGTCCTCGATCACCCACGGACGCGGGTCGAGACGACCGTCGAGCGAACGATCCTCCGTGAGTTGAACGGCGGTTGCATCGCCCCGATCGGCGTCCACAGCATCATTCAAGGCGAAAACGTCCACGTGGACGTACAGGTGTTCAGTCAGGACGGCTCCGAGGCCATCTCCCTCAAACGCGACGTGCCGGTCGAAACGCACGTCACCGGTGCGAAGCAGGTGGCGAACGAACTCGCCGAGCGTGGCGCCCGCGACCTCATCACGGAAGCCCGCGAAGGGAGCGAGTGA
- a CDS encoding TrmB family transcriptional regulator, translating to MKDESNHQQAVELLQQLGLKEYEARCLVALSRLPKGTAKEISDISDVPRTRVYDAIRVLESKGLVEIQHSNPQRFRAVPIEEAAETLRQEYESRTETLVESINEIEPVQSDEDDQTTHEVWSLDGTSAVRNRTQQLIDTADEELVLVIGHEAAITPDLIEQLQETYTSGIHVLVGTPNDAIRDRIRQEIPDATVFVSGLEWIDSSSIRESDDTVITSMLLVDGETILVSSAHETDTGTVTEEKAVFGRGFDNGIVVIARRLMATGLFSTEEPKIADE from the coding sequence ATGAAGGACGAATCAAATCATCAGCAGGCAGTCGAATTGTTACAGCAGCTTGGGTTGAAAGAGTACGAGGCAAGGTGTCTCGTGGCGTTGTCACGCCTTCCAAAGGGAACGGCCAAGGAGATCAGCGACATTTCGGACGTTCCTCGAACGCGTGTTTACGACGCGATTCGAGTGTTGGAGAGCAAGGGACTCGTCGAAATCCAGCACTCGAACCCACAGAGATTCCGTGCCGTTCCTATCGAGGAGGCGGCCGAAACGCTCCGCCAGGAGTACGAATCGCGAACGGAGACGCTGGTCGAGTCGATAAACGAAATCGAACCCGTGCAGTCGGACGAGGACGACCAAACGACTCACGAGGTTTGGTCGCTGGACGGAACGTCGGCCGTTCGAAATCGCACACAGCAACTCATCGACACTGCTGACGAAGAACTCGTCCTCGTCATCGGTCACGAAGCCGCCATCACGCCTGACTTGATCGAACAGCTACAAGAGACGTACACGAGTGGCATTCATGTTCTCGTCGGTACGCCGAACGACGCGATACGCGACAGAATCCGGCAAGAGATTCCGGACGCTACCGTCTTCGTTTCGGGGTTGGAGTGGATCGACAGTTCGTCGATTCGGGAATCCGACGATACGGTCATCACGAGTATGCTGCTGGTCGATGGGGAGACGATTCTGGTCAGTTCGGCTCACGAAACGGATACCGGCACGGTCACCGAAGAGAAGGCCGTGTTCGGTCGTGGATTCGACAACGGAATCGTCGTCATCGCTCGGCGACTGATGGCAACTGGGCTGTTCTCGACCGAAGAGCCGAAAATCGCGGACGAATAA
- a CDS encoding DHH family phosphoesterase, with protein sequence MSSPVPELEARATACADRVREADEILLASHIDADGLTSAAIASSALERAGVPFETVFCKQLGADELAAIAATDYDTVLFTDFGSGQLDIITEHESAGDFDPVIADHHQPADADTEFHLNPLLFGLDGSSELSGAGASYVLARALEPDGGDNRDLAALAVVGAVGDMQISDGELVGANTGIVEEGLDAGVVETGTDLALYGKQTRPLPKLLEYATDVYIPGISNDQNGALRFLNGVGIDLKENGDWRRWVDLTADERQTVASALVKRAMRKGVSATKIDGLVGTTYTLAAEPEGTELRDVSEFSTLLNATARYDRADVGLAVCLGNRDAALERARTLLKNHRRNLSEAISWVQSEGVTKEENVQWFHAEDRIRETIVGIVAGMAVGANGIDRNVPIIAFADEDDENVKVSSRGTPHLTRKGLDLSVVMKTASQAVGGDGGGHNVAAGATVPKGTEKEFIERADELVGEQLG encoded by the coding sequence ATGAGTAGCCCGGTTCCCGAGTTGGAAGCCCGCGCGACGGCCTGTGCGGACAGAGTACGCGAAGCGGACGAGATACTGCTCGCCTCGCACATCGACGCCGACGGTTTGACGAGCGCCGCTATCGCGTCGTCCGCCCTCGAACGCGCCGGGGTGCCGTTCGAGACGGTGTTCTGCAAGCAACTCGGTGCCGATGAACTGGCCGCAATCGCGGCAACCGACTACGACACCGTCCTCTTCACCGACTTCGGGAGCGGCCAACTCGACATCATCACGGAACACGAGTCGGCGGGCGACTTCGACCCGGTCATCGCCGACCACCACCAGCCAGCGGACGCGGACACGGAATTCCACCTCAACCCGCTTCTATTCGGTCTGGACGGCTCCTCGGAACTCTCCGGTGCTGGCGCGAGTTACGTCCTCGCGCGGGCGCTCGAACCCGACGGCGGCGACAACCGCGACCTCGCCGCCCTCGCCGTCGTCGGTGCGGTCGGCGACATGCAGATTTCCGACGGTGAACTCGTCGGCGCGAACACGGGTATCGTCGAGGAAGGACTCGACGCGGGCGTGGTCGAAACCGGTACCGACCTCGCGCTGTACGGCAAGCAAACTCGCCCGCTTCCGAAACTCCTGGAGTACGCGACGGACGTGTACATCCCCGGTATCTCGAACGACCAGAACGGCGCCCTCCGATTTCTCAACGGCGTCGGTATCGACTTGAAGGAAAACGGCGACTGGCGTCGCTGGGTCGATTTGACCGCCGACGAACGCCAGACCGTCGCCAGCGCGCTGGTGAAGCGAGCCATGCGAAAGGGCGTCTCGGCGACCAAAATCGACGGATTGGTCGGTACCACCTACACGCTCGCCGCGGAACCCGAGGGAACCGAACTCCGGGACGTGAGCGAGTTCTCCACCCTGCTCAACGCGACGGCGCGTTACGACCGCGCGGACGTCGGTCTCGCGGTCTGTCTCGGCAACCGCGACGCCGCGTTGGAGCGGGCCAGAACGCTCCTGAAGAACCACCGACGAAACCTCTCGGAGGCCATCAGTTGGGTGCAGTCCGAGGGCGTGACGAAGGAGGAGAACGTCCAGTGGTTCCACGCGGAGGACCGGATTCGCGAGACCATCGTCGGCATCGTCGCCGGAATGGCCGTCGGCGCGAACGGCATCGACCGAAACGTTCCCATCATCGCGTTCGCCGACGAGGACGACGAAAACGTGAAAGTCTCCTCGCGCGGCACGCCCCACCTCACCCGAAAAGGACTCGACCTCTCGGTCGTCATGAAAACCGCCTCGCAGGCGGTCGGCGGCGACGGCGGCGGCCACAACGTCGCCGCCGGTGCGACGGTGCCGAAAGGCACGGAAAAAGAGTTCATCGAGCGCGCCGACGAACTGGTCGGCGAGCAGTTGGGATAG
- a CDS encoding NUDIX domain-containing protein, which translates to MTDKREQYVGQITQKAILFGPDGNVLVTKSGDHWEPPGGRFEYGETLVGGLCRELREELAVDARVGPPVDAAYGGWMDAETGNPMVTLVYRCETDETDVNPNHEHDDYEWVSPETAAERLEATFSARMARAVERASAFDGTEPFEAVTDPYAGTELSKTDVLEALAAARASDPREQERE; encoded by the coding sequence ATGACTGACAAGCGCGAGCAGTACGTCGGCCAAATCACGCAGAAAGCGATCCTCTTCGGTCCCGACGGGAACGTACTGGTGACGAAATCCGGGGATCACTGGGAGCCACCGGGTGGCCGGTTCGAATACGGGGAAACGCTCGTCGGGGGTCTGTGCCGCGAACTGCGGGAAGAGTTAGCCGTAGACGCCAGGGTCGGGCCGCCGGTTGATGCGGCGTACGGCGGGTGGATGGATGCCGAGACCGGGAATCCGATGGTGACGCTCGTCTACCGATGTGAAACCGACGAGACGGACGTGAACCCGAATCACGAGCACGACGACTACGAGTGGGTCTCGCCCGAGACGGCCGCCGAGCGGTTGGAAGCGACGTTTTCCGCACGGATGGCTCGTGCGGTCGAACGGGCGAGCGCATTCGACGGTACCGAGCCCTTCGAAGCGGTCACCGACCCGTATGCGGGAACGGAACTGTCGAAGACGGACGTGTTGGAAGCACTCGCCGCCGCACGTGCTTCAGACCCACGCGAACAAGAGAGGGAGTAG